The proteins below come from a single Leptolyngbya sp. FACHB-261 genomic window:
- a CDS encoding CPBP family intramembrane glutamic endopeptidase translates to MPLALVFTAIQTTTEELFFHGYVVQGASMISTNRVFLALVAAVVFTLLHLLNPEVSAGGWLTVFSNYFLVPGLLWTVVSLIDGTTELAIGAHFANNIIGILLFNIAGSAVTTPALFTISEFHATYVALSVLVAIPVFLASAYKVFKPDGASEPVSQSDRRGRR, encoded by the coding sequence GTGCCACTGGCACTGGTCTTCACCGCGATCCAGACGACTACCGAGGAGCTTTTCTTTCACGGATACGTTGTGCAGGGCGCGAGCATGATCTCGACCAACCGCGTTTTTCTGGCGCTCGTGGCGGCCGTGGTATTCACCCTGCTGCACCTCTTAAACCCGGAGGTGAGCGCAGGTGGCTGGCTCACGGTTTTCTCCAACTACTTCCTCGTTCCGGGTCTGTTGTGGACCGTGGTCTCGTTGATTGACGGAACCACTGAACTTGCCATCGGCGCACACTTCGCGAACAACATCATTGGCATACTCCTGTTCAACATAGCCGGAAGCGCCGTGACCACACCGGCTCTGTTCACAATCAGCGAGTTCCACGCGACCTACGTGGCGCTATCGGTGCTAGTTGCAATACCCGTGTTCCTGGCGAGCGCCTACAAGGTGTTCAAACCCGACGGAGCATCCGAACCCGTTTCCCAGAGCGATCGGAGAGGTCGTCGGTGA
- a CDS encoding CocE/NonD family hydrolase, with product MLTRKTYVRSLLMTGAMGLTLSVCGQFAAAQQPAPESVPAEAQQPTATPPPTPEANATAAVATADKAVTHAENDRVPRGAAWTQHYFPSSDGSDVELHADVLLPEGLAAGEKVPVILVVGPYLGHSGQIVLENHAHTGPSKRFNGLIEGADLFERGYALVMVDLRGFGGSTGCMDFAGPGAQADVRAAIDWAATQPWSTGAVGMYGKSADAITGLIGNNLNHDALKAVVAQEPIWDLYRNFRSNGVPRATIVSIPSIYNTVATLPQMPDDDERYRTNAKYENTPPGAFCQTDSLVRYQIADPESDHWKTRDLAEQAKGTDTPLFFTQGFLEWSTEAEAMEEFLANHQGPQRGWLGPWEHVQGNDRWVDGRLQMGREGWFEEVMSFYDQYLKGIEPTVAYPTYVVQDSTGAWRAQDTWPVVEYSATIALGGGSYLDDGLLADPAAEAPNRFFVWSAPLGQPVRITGTPRVSLEIEGYGNVMVDLYDVAPNGSAVMFNQQVAVVKPGTTSFELRSTDWTLPVGHTLAVEIGTIQPGYASANDWIDTPSYETIIVRDARLELALDDPANDTPTPGDPAPWLEIRPLLVPPEKLSPGTPSFTLPTGDR from the coding sequence TTGCTCACCCGCAAAACCTATGTCCGCAGCTTGCTAATGACTGGGGCAATGGGGCTTACCCTCAGTGTCTGCGGCCAGTTCGCAGCCGCGCAGCAGCCCGCGCCGGAGAGCGTTCCGGCGGAGGCGCAGCAACCCACAGCCACGCCGCCACCCACGCCAGAGGCGAACGCGACTGCTGCGGTTGCCACCGCCGACAAAGCGGTCACGCACGCCGAGAACGACCGCGTTCCCCGAGGCGCGGCCTGGACGCAGCACTACTTTCCGTCCTCGGACGGCTCCGACGTTGAACTACACGCCGACGTTCTGTTGCCCGAAGGACTGGCCGCAGGCGAGAAGGTGCCGGTGATCCTGGTGGTCGGGCCGTACTTGGGGCACTCCGGCCAAATAGTACTGGAAAACCACGCGCACACCGGTCCCTCCAAGCGCTTCAATGGGTTGATCGAAGGGGCCGACCTGTTCGAGCGCGGCTACGCCCTGGTGATGGTCGACCTGCGCGGCTTCGGCGGCTCCACTGGATGTATGGACTTTGCGGGGCCGGGTGCTCAGGCCGATGTCAGGGCCGCAATCGACTGGGCCGCGACGCAGCCCTGGTCCACCGGTGCCGTCGGGATGTACGGCAAGTCCGCCGACGCCATCACCGGCCTGATCGGCAACAATCTCAACCACGACGCGCTCAAGGCGGTCGTCGCGCAGGAACCCATCTGGGATCTGTACCGCAACTTCCGCTCGAACGGCGTCCCCCGCGCGACGATTGTCAGCATCCCCAGCATCTATAACACCGTTGCCACGCTGCCCCAGATGCCGGACGACGACGAGCGTTACCGGACGAATGCCAAGTACGAGAATACGCCCCCAGGCGCATTTTGCCAAACTGACAGCCTGGTCAGATACCAGATCGCCGATCCCGAGTCCGATCACTGGAAGACCCGTGATCTGGCGGAGCAGGCCAAGGGCACCGACACGCCACTGTTTTTCACGCAGGGCTTCCTCGAGTGGAGTACCGAAGCCGAGGCGATGGAGGAGTTTCTCGCCAACCACCAGGGGCCGCAGCGCGGCTGGCTCGGCCCGTGGGAGCACGTGCAGGGCAACGACCGCTGGGTGGACGGGCGGCTGCAGATGGGCCGCGAGGGCTGGTTCGAGGAAGTGATGTCCTTCTATGACCAGTACCTCAAGGGCATCGAACCGACCGTGGCCTACCCAACCTACGTTGTGCAGGACAGTACCGGTGCCTGGCGTGCCCAGGATACCTGGCCGGTTGTGGAGTACTCCGCCACCATCGCGCTTGGCGGCGGGTCTTATCTGGACGACGGCCTGCTCGCCGACCCCGCAGCCGAGGCTCCCAACCGCTTCTTCGTCTGGTCTGCGCCGCTTGGGCAGCCAGTTCGCATTACCGGCACTCCGCGGGTATCGCTTGAGATCGAGGGTTACGGCAACGTCATGGTCGACCTCTACGATGTTGCCCCCAATGGCAGCGCCGTCATGTTCAATCAGCAGGTGGCGGTGGTGAAACCCGGCACGACAAGCTTCGAGCTGCGGTCAACGGACTGGACGCTGCCAGTCGGCCATACGCTAGCCGTCGAGATCGGTACCATCCAGCCGGGGTATGCATCCGCAAACGACTGGATCGACACGCCGTCCTACGAGACGATCATCGTCCGCGACGCGCGGCTTGAACTCGCCCTGGACGACCCGGCCAATGACACACCAACGCCCGGCGACCCTGCACCGTGGCTGGAGATCCGCCCGCTGCTGGTCCCCCCGGAAAAGCTGTCTCCCGGGACCCCGAGCTTCACCCTGCCGACGGGAGACCGCTGA